GTCCATGGTCTTCGCTCTCCGGTGGCCATCAGCCACCTCAAAATGCCTCGGATTCCCGTAGCGTCCGGGCTGATTCAGGCAAAAAGTTTACGAAGCCCACGCGTCAAACCCTATGGGAATAGCCAAGTTTGGGGGCTCCGGGAATTGCTGTACCTGAACGACAATCAGGGCACGCCCCAGAAGCTCATCAGCAGCACCGGCCAAGTAGTCTGGGCCGCCACCTACGACTCCTTCGGCCAGGCGGTGATCGAAATCGAGACGGTCACCAACAACCTGCGCCTCCCGGGCCAGTACTTCGACGCCGAGACCGGCCTCCACTCCAACTGGCACCGCTACTACGATCCGACCCTGGGCCGGTACCTGGCCACCGACCCCCTGGGCCAAGCCGCTGGCCTCAACCTCTACGCCTACGTCCACAACAGCCCCCTGGCCATGGTCGACCCCCAGGGGCTGGCGGCCCAGATCGCCAGTTCCGTGGGCACCGCCCTGGGCACCATCACCGGCAACGGCATCGCCCAGGGCCTGGCCCTGGAGATGAACGGCGGGGATTTCCTGGACGGCTTCAAGGTGGCCGCGCTATCCTATGCCACCAGCACGGTCACCGCGGCAGGCTTCGACTTTGCGGGTGACCTCCTGGTGGGGGTGAGCAACCCCCTGGCCCAGGCCGGCATCCACCTGGCCATGGGTGCCGCCACCGGCGCCATCAACGCCGCCATCACCGGCACCGACGTCGGCCAGGGCGCCCTCCTGGGCGGCCTTTCCGCCGGCGGCGCCAAGCTCTTCGGCGAGACCTTCGGCTGCTATCTGCCGGACAACCACCTCTCCCAGATGGCCAGCCGGGCGATCGTGGGCGGCATCATCGCCGGGGTCGTCTCCGATGAGAACGGCGAC
The sequence above is a segment of the Thermodesulfobacteriota bacterium genome. Coding sequences within it:
- a CDS encoding RHS repeat-associated core domain-containing protein, whose translation is MLYLNDNQGTPQKLISSTGQVVWAATYDSFGQAVIEIETVTNNLRLPGQYFDAETGLHSNWHRYYDPTLGRYLATDPLGQAAGLNLYAYVHNSPLAMVDPQGLAAQIASSVGTALGTITGNGIAQGLALEMNGGDFLDGFKVAALSYATSTVTAAGFDFAGDLLVGVSNPLAQAGIHLAMGAATGAINAAITGTDVGQGALLGGLSAGGAKLFGETFGCYLPDNHLSQMASRAIVGGIIAGVVSDENGDTFFAGFMYGANVGIMAYMYNDGEALGPHSNGETDGTLRRELQKAKYNFAAATMMAVLCPGDFIIGEVLFGTLTLLTMGLETILYSPTPTADMSKETIKRIAAIPPGTPLGVATPLVNRGKDMFIDATYHAIRDQQLEHPAGTKP